A portion of the Stigmatella aurantiaca DW4/3-1 genome contains these proteins:
- a CDS encoding extracellular solute-binding protein, which yields MKTLRLLTAAVCLCVLGLLPLSASAAELVLWHSYRAEEKAAMDKLVAQYNAANAAKGVKVTALAVPYDAFADKITATVPRGKGPDLFIFAQDRLGGWIEAGNTIEPIDFFVDDALKKRFIPTTLDAMTYRGTVYGLPLNYKVTTLIYNKKLVPTPPKTSGEMVQIAKKITDKGAGKFGLAYAYGDFYYHAAVMNGFGGGVFDAKFTPTMNSPQNVKSIELLLKWIDKDGILPAEPSTALVTSLFNEGKTGMVISGPWFLGEIAKGISYGLAPLPTLDEAGGKPMRPWMTVEGVYVTAPSQNKEAAFDFAKFLTDDASAKVLALEGRQSPGNAQVYTDAEVAKDPLLKAFRDQVDTAVPMPNAPEMSMVWSPATSAMNSMLKKTATPKAGLDTAQKAIAKDIAGLRKK from the coding sequence ATGAAGACCCTGAGATTGCTGACCGCGGCCGTCTGTCTTTGCGTGCTCGGCCTGCTGCCCCTGTCCGCCTCCGCCGCCGAGTTGGTCCTCTGGCACTCCTACCGCGCCGAGGAGAAGGCGGCGATGGACAAGCTGGTGGCCCAGTACAACGCGGCCAACGCCGCCAAGGGGGTGAAGGTGACGGCACTGGCGGTGCCGTATGACGCCTTCGCCGACAAGATCACCGCCACCGTGCCGCGCGGCAAGGGGCCGGACCTCTTCATCTTCGCGCAGGACCGGCTGGGCGGCTGGATCGAAGCGGGCAACACCATCGAGCCCATCGACTTCTTCGTGGACGACGCGCTGAAGAAGCGCTTCATCCCCACCACCCTGGATGCGATGACGTACCGGGGCACCGTGTACGGCCTGCCGCTGAACTACAAGGTCACCACGCTCATCTACAACAAGAAGCTGGTACCCACCCCGCCCAAGACGTCCGGCGAGATGGTGCAGATCGCCAAGAAGATCACCGACAAGGGCGCCGGCAAGTTCGGCCTCGCGTATGCCTATGGCGACTTCTACTACCACGCGGCGGTGATGAACGGCTTCGGCGGCGGCGTGTTCGACGCCAAGTTCACCCCCACCATGAACTCGCCGCAGAACGTGAAGTCGATCGAGCTGCTGCTGAAGTGGATCGACAAGGATGGAATCCTGCCGGCCGAGCCCTCCACGGCCCTGGTCACCTCGCTCTTCAACGAGGGCAAGACGGGCATGGTCATCTCCGGCCCCTGGTTCCTGGGAGAGATCGCCAAGGGCATCAGCTACGGCCTGGCGCCGCTGCCCACGCTGGACGAGGCGGGCGGCAAGCCCATGCGCCCGTGGATGACGGTGGAAGGCGTGTATGTGACGGCGCCCTCGCAGAACAAGGAAGCCGCCTTCGACTTCGCCAAGTTCCTCACCGATGACGCGTCCGCCAAGGTGCTGGCGCTCGAGGGCCGCCAGAGCCCCGGCAACGCCCAGGTGTACACCGACGCGGAGGTCGCCAAGGATCCGCTGCTCAAGGCGTTCCGGGATCAGGTGGACACGGCGGTGCCCATGCCCAACGCGCCGGAGATGTCGATGGTGTGGTCGCCGGCCACCAGCGCGATGAACTCCATGCTCAAGAAGACCGCCACGCCGAAGGCCGGGCTGGACACCGCGCAGAAGGCCATCGCCAAGGACATCGCCGGGCTGCGGAAGAAGTGA
- a CDS encoding ABC transporter ATP-binding protein, with the protein MAEVTFKNVAKRYGAVSIIEGLNLDIQDHEFLVLVGPSGCGKSTALRMIAGLEEISGGTVSIGGRVVNELPPKERDVAMVFQNYALYPHMSVRENLEFGLKIRKTPRPEMDKLVNEAAEVLAITHLLDRKPKQLSGGQRQRVALGRAIVRKPAVFLFDEPLSNLDAKLRVAMRAEIKKLQQRLRVTSVYVTHDQIEAMTMGHRIAVMKDGKLQQLGTPLEVYERPANVFVAQFIGTPPMNFLDATLDAQATTLVGEGFSLPVPQSLRPVTAGKGNLKVKVGIRPDNLLAPGLTTRGETAPLQTKVEIVEPLGNEIIVHSSQGTNALVYRLPPTQTPEPGNTLAVGVELDALHLFDAQTEQRLTA; encoded by the coding sequence ATGGCCGAGGTAACGTTCAAGAACGTGGCGAAGCGGTACGGCGCTGTGTCCATCATCGAGGGGCTCAACCTCGACATCCAGGACCATGAGTTCCTGGTGCTCGTGGGGCCCTCTGGCTGCGGTAAATCCACCGCGCTGCGGATGATCGCCGGCCTGGAGGAGATCTCCGGCGGCACCGTCTCCATCGGCGGCCGCGTGGTGAACGAGCTCCCGCCCAAGGAGCGCGACGTGGCGATGGTGTTCCAGAACTACGCGCTCTATCCGCACATGTCCGTGCGGGAGAACCTCGAGTTCGGCCTGAAGATCCGCAAGACGCCGCGCCCGGAGATGGACAAGCTGGTGAACGAGGCGGCCGAGGTGCTGGCCATCACCCACCTCCTGGACCGCAAGCCCAAACAGCTGTCCGGTGGCCAGCGCCAGCGCGTGGCCCTGGGCCGCGCCATCGTGCGCAAGCCGGCCGTGTTCCTCTTCGACGAGCCGCTGTCCAACCTGGACGCCAAGCTGCGCGTGGCCATGCGCGCGGAGATCAAAAAGCTCCAGCAGCGCCTGCGCGTGACGAGCGTCTACGTGACGCACGATCAGATCGAAGCGATGACGATGGGCCACCGCATCGCGGTGATGAAGGATGGCAAGCTGCAACAGCTCGGCACGCCGCTGGAGGTGTACGAGCGCCCCGCCAACGTCTTCGTCGCCCAGTTCATCGGCACCCCGCCGATGAACTTCCTGGACGCCACCCTGGACGCCCAGGCCACCACGCTGGTCGGAGAGGGCTTCAGCCTGCCGGTGCCCCAGAGCCTGCGCCCGGTGACCGCGGGCAAGGGCAACCTCAAGGTGAAGGTGGGCATCCGCCCCGACAACCTGCTCGCCCCCGGGCTGACCACGCGCGGCGAGACGGCCCCCCTCCAGACGAAGGTGGAGATCGTCGAGCCCCTGGGCAACGAGATCATCGTCCACTCCAGCCAGGGCACCAACGCCCTCGTCTACCGGCTCCCCCCGACGCAGACGCCCGAGCCCGGCAACACGCTGGCGGTGGGCGTGGAGCTGGACGCGCTGCACCTCTTCGACGCCCAAACCGAGCAACGCCTTACCGCCTGA